From a region of the Gordonia sp. PP30 genome:
- a CDS encoding ABC transporter substrate-binding protein — protein sequence MATLSPRRRRVRLAAALLATGTLLAACSSNDGNDSSSPSTGANPAVPCASGDLSGERTVTGTYLGDVKVPAAPKRIVSGWLVGTQLIDLGVTPVGMLDDYKQNATPEELKKVQGVPDIGSITAGVNTEQVLKLNPDMVISYVRKDVADKLAIKEVNEIAAPTVAFEIQEPTDVWDDYQKVADSIGCGEFAKKRLAGLDDQLKAIGTDNKDAIAKLGSVGYVEASTEPGTYTVATSKSLVYERLTMAGLKYFDAVPNPQRFNQKISMEDLGRLSSANVLFYEADYEGKPTKRTQALLDNPAFKELPAVKAGNLFPYRTPYSYTTAAVERQAQDIAAAVKAAKPAP from the coding sequence ATGGCAACCCTTTCTCCCCGGCGTCGCCGGGTGCGCCTGGCCGCCGCGTTGCTGGCGACCGGCACCCTGCTCGCCGCGTGCAGCAGCAACGACGGCAACGACTCGTCGTCGCCCTCCACCGGCGCCAATCCCGCGGTGCCCTGCGCATCCGGCGACCTGAGCGGCGAGCGCACCGTGACCGGCACCTACCTCGGCGACGTGAAGGTCCCCGCCGCGCCGAAGCGCATCGTCTCGGGCTGGCTGGTCGGTACCCAGCTGATCGACCTCGGCGTGACGCCGGTCGGCATGCTCGACGACTACAAGCAGAACGCCACCCCCGAGGAGCTGAAGAAGGTCCAGGGCGTGCCGGACATCGGTTCGATCACCGCGGGCGTGAACACCGAGCAGGTGCTCAAGCTCAACCCGGACATGGTGATCTCGTACGTCCGCAAGGACGTCGCCGACAAGCTCGCGATCAAGGAGGTCAACGAGATCGCGGCGCCGACCGTCGCCTTCGAGATCCAGGAGCCGACCGACGTCTGGGACGACTACCAGAAGGTCGCCGACTCGATCGGCTGCGGTGAGTTCGCCAAGAAGCGGCTGGCCGGTCTGGACGACCAGCTCAAGGCGATCGGCACCGACAACAAGGACGCCATCGCCAAGCTCGGCAGCGTCGGCTACGTCGAGGCGTCGACCGAGCCCGGCACCTACACCGTGGCCACCAGCAAGTCCCTGGTCTACGAGCGCCTCACCATGGCCGGCCTGAAGTACTTCGACGCCGTCCCCAATCCGCAGCGCTTCAACCAGAAGATCTCGATGGAGGATCTGGGCCGCCTGTCGTCGGCGAACGTGCTGTTCTACGAGGCCGACTACGAGGGTAAGCCCACCAAGCGCACCCAGGCCCTGCTCGACAACCCGGCGTTCAAGGAACTGCCCGCGGTCAAGGCGGGCAACCTGTTCCCGTACCGCACGCCGTACTCGTACACGACGGCCGCCGTCGAGCGTCAGGCGCAGGACATCGCCGCCGCGGTGAAGGCCGCGAAGCCCGCGCCGTAA